The following are encoded in a window of Megachile rotundata isolate GNS110a chromosome 2, iyMegRotu1, whole genome shotgun sequence genomic DNA:
- the LOC100880730 gene encoding U3 small nucleolar RNA-associated protein 14 homolog A — MSDLEFLDDTEQDVSESHSKLLDAVSQLDKGQRVKKAERSEPTLEVSEFHLVKSGISDVDTVQVRDLAKILGKKGHHLDVTKTLESAKKKVRILKKPLEKPAAERIKRIVGFENIKKEVKKWNAIITRNRTAEALQFPLHQPSMKLEPSTEFVQKFRLRSELEKELEVLEPQKENIEQKPDKFKLTLQEIIMKRNEAARIRAQQSYKEAKAHRQNKIKSKKFHRVQKKEQIKLQLKEFEQLQKTDPDAALEKLEQLDRSRAEERMSLRHKNTGKWAKSKQIMAKYDKETRQELSQQLSISRELTQKLKKPTNSSDEEEVEEEDINDNTYVRSSNYDKENPWISNVKTAEEIDQFISSYRKYWDDQNNQLKNKQLDATNMNKIEVETKQDEISSENLKSSNISEDYSAVSKAESSKIQCNGEIQKEKSNNQKTSSEHLKSFSTFQDSDEANKIELSKKQNHEKNYITEGHNNEITERNLCKDSVKRKLSGTNKIIDKKARLQKSNLNNIMATSSWNVESLKNDHDVSLTSTISNSEKINEVFDLMEDKMNDQIKLKLQRVNQKINKVKGKSKSKTATKYKTDNFDGLEIKAKNQKPIIDSALIEGTNNNNLELDIELENAKNIKNNSTLSIKKPNASEIEIDPNKYINVKPKQLMTDLPADISGGTDMLDDTEDNEEGYNVINEAFADDDVVEEFRKEKEEEVEKSRPKDIDLTLPGWGSWGGKNIKISKRKKKRFVLKIPKDAPRKDENKGDVIIFEEDKPKMKEHLVNELPHPFTTVQDYEASLRMPIGRNFVPEISFQKLIKPPIKTTMGKVIEPMNDDVLIKKDGNQKRTFLPKEKKQKKKKKIK, encoded by the exons ATGAgtgatttagaatttttagacgATACGGAGCAAGATGTATCAGAATCTCATTCTAAACTACTCGATGCAGTATCGCAGCTTGATAAGGGCCAAAG gGTCAAGAAAGCAGAAAGAAGTGAACCTACATTAGAGGTATCAGAATTTCATCTAGTAAAGAGTGGAATATCTGATGTAGATACAGTTCAAGTACGCGATTTAGCTAAGATATTAGGTAAAAAGGGTCATCATCTTGATGTTACTAAAACTCTTGAATCTGCCAAAAAGAAAGTTCGTATTCTAAAAAAACCTTTGGAAAAGCCTGCTGCAGAAAGA atAAAAAGGATAGTtggttttgaaaatataaaaaaagaagttaaaaaatgGAATGCTATAATAACAAGAAACAGAACAGCAGAAGCACTTCAATTTCCTTTACATCAGCCATCAATGAAATTAGAACCATCTACAGaatttgttcaaaaatttagacTTCGCTCAGAATTAGAAAAAGAACTTGAAGTTTTGGAGCCACAGAAGGAAAATATTGAGCAGAAACCTGATAAATTTAAGTTGACATTGCAAGAAATTATAATGAAAAGGAATGAAGCAGCTAGAATTAGAGCACAGCAG TCTTACAAAGAGGCAAAGGCTCATCgtcaaaacaaaattaaaagtaaaaaatttcatcGTGTTCAAAAGAAAGAGCAAATAAAACTGCAATTAAAAGAATTTGAACAGTTGCAAAAAACTGATCCAGATGCTGCATTAGAAAAGCTTGAGCAATTAGATAGAAGTAGAGCAGAAGAACGGATGTCGTTAAGACATAAAAATACGGGAAAATGGGCTAAATCAAAGCAAATTATGGCGAAGTATGACAAAGAA acTAGACAGGAACTTTCACAACAATTGTCGATTAGTCGAGAATTAactcaaaagttaaaaaaacCAACTAATAGCAGTGATGAAGAAGAAGTAGAGGAAGAGGATATAAATGACAATACATATGTACGATCATCGAATTATGATAAAGAAAATCCGTGGATTAGTAATGTTAAAACTGCAGAAGAGATCGATCAGTTTATTAGCAGTTATCGTAAATATTGGGATGATCAAaataatcaattaaaaaataaacaattggATGCAActaatatgaacaaaattgaagTTGAAACTAAGCAAGATGAAATCTcttcagaaaatttaaaaagttctaaTATTTCTGAAG ATTACAGCGCTGTTTCGAAAGCAGAGTCTTCAAAAATTCAATGTAATGGGGAAATACAGAAAGAAAAATCGAATAACCAAAAAACCTCATCAGAACATTTAAAGTCTTTTTCTACTTTTCAAG ATTCAGATGAGGctaataaaatagaattatcTAAAAAGCAGAATCACGAAAAGAATTACATAACAGAAGGacataataatgaaattactgAACGTAATTTATGTAAAGATAGTGTAAAGAGAAAATTATCTGGCAccaataaaataattgataaaaaagCCAGACTGCAAAAATCaaacttaaataatattatgGCTACTTCTAGTTGGAACGTAGAATCGTTAAAAAATGACCACGATGTTTCTCTAACATCTACTATTTCAAATAGTGAAAAGATAAATGAAGTATTCGATTTAATGGAGGATAAAATGAATGATCAAATTAAATTGAAGCTGCAGCGAGTTAATCAGAAAATTAATAAGGTTAAAGGAAAGAGCAAATCTAAAACTGCCACTAAATATAAAACAGACAATTTTGATGGACTTGAAATTAAAGCTAAAAATCAGAAACCTATTATAGATTCAGCCTTAATTGAAGGAACGAATAACAATAATTTAGAGTTAGATATCGAATTAGAGAATgctaaaaacattaaaaataatagtacattGTCCATAAAGAAACCGAACGCGTCTGAAATAGAAATAGATccaaataagtatataaatgtaAAACCTAAACAATTAATGACGGATCTCCCAGCTGATATTTCAGGAGGCACTGACATGTTGGATGATACTGAAGATAACGAAGAAGGATATAATGTAATAAATGAAGCATTTGCTGATGATGATGTTGTAgaagaatttagaaaagaaaaggaagaagag GTAGAGAAATCTCGACCAAAGGATATTGATTTAACTCTACCAGGTTGGGGCAGTTGGGGtgggaaaaatattaaaatatcaaaacgtAAAAAGAAACgttttgttttaaaaatacCTAAAGACGCACCTCGCAAAGATGAAAATAAAGGTgatgtaataatatttgaagaagACAAACCAAAAATGAAAGAGCATTTAGTTAACGAGTTACCTCATCCGTTTACGACCGTTCAAGATTATGAAGCTAGTCTCAGAATGCCAATTGGAAGAAATTTCGTACCGGAAATATCtttccaaaaattaattaaacctcCTATTAAAACCACCATGGGGAAAGTTATTGAACCAATGAATGATGATGTTTTGATTAAAAAAGACGGAAACCAGAAACGGACATTCCTTCCAAAGGaaaagaaacagaaaaagaaaaagaaaataaaatag
- the SamDC gene encoding S-adenosylmethionine decarboxylase isoform X4: MATTKDDSTDSVQFFEGVEKLLEIWFTSSSSINRKQGDLRQIPQWKWQSLLKIVRCEIISICRTEQVDAYVLSESSMFLSKRRLILKTCGTTTPLQCLELLLELVKEYTGFEEVEISPHQAFEEEVALLDTFFPDGEAYCLGSVDSDCWYLYTLNREKSVDETPEPDQTLEILMTHLDPEVMALFTRDVCSSADEATQKSGIDKLIPNMIIDDFLFEPCGYSMNGVSKNGNYMTIHITPEPEFSYVSFESNIPETSYEEIIRRVLNTFKPQKFVVTIFANKESVAASCPRDLEQTDYLKCSGDWLRTDVQYCRFKNYDLTCAFYSRFPS; this comes from the exons ATGGCAACAACCAAAGACGATAGCACCGACAGTGTACAGTTCTTCGAAGGCGTGGAAAAACTGCTTGAGATTTGGTTCACCAGCAGCAGTAGCATAAACAGAAAGCAGGGCGATCTCAGGCAAATTCCACA atGGAAATGGCAGTCGTTGCTGAAGATTGTTCGTTGCGAGATAATCAGTATTTGCCGCACAGAGCAAGTGGACGCTTATGTTCTCag tgAAAGCAGCATGTTCCTATCAAAGCGCAGACTTATTTTGAAAACATGTGGTACAACTACGCCGCTTCAATGTTTGGAACTGCTTTTAGAGCTTGTCAAAGAATATACCGGGTTTGAAGAAGTGGAG ATATCCCCGCATCAAGCATTTGAAGAAGAAGTTGCTTTGCTTGATACATTCTTTCCtg ATGGGGAAGCTTATTGTCTGGGCTCTGTAGATTCAGATTGTTGGTACTTATATACCCTGAATAGAGAAAAATCTGTAGACGAAACTCCAGAACCAGATCAAACTCTAGAAATCCTCATGACTCATTTGGATCCAGAAGTAATGGCTCTTTTCACTAGAGACGTGTGTTCTTCTGCGGATGAAGCAACACAGAAGTCGGGAATCGATAAGCTTATTCCAAATATGATTATAGACGACTTTTTGTTTGAACCTTGCGGATATTCGATGAACGGAGTATCCAAAAAC GGAAATTACATGACTATTCACATTACACCAGAACCAGAGTTTTCATACGTTTCATTTGAGAGTAACATTCCAGAAACATCGTACGAGGAGATAATACGACGTGTGCTGAATACGTTTAAGCCGCAAAAATTTGTCGTTACCATTTTTGCTAACAAAGAATCTGTAGCTGCTAGTTGCCCACGTGATTTGGAGCAAACTGATTATCTCAAATGTTCTGGCGATTGGCTGCGCACAGATGTTCAATATTGCCGCTTCAAGAATTATGATTTGACCTGTGCATTTTACTCAAGATTCCCAAGCTGA
- the SamDC gene encoding S-adenosylmethionine decarboxylase isoform X2, which produces MATTKDDSTDSVQFFEGVEKLLEIWFTSSSSINRKQGDLRQIPQWKWQSLLKIVRCEIISICRTEQVDAYVLSESSMFLSKRRLILKTCGTTTPLQCLELLLELVKEYTGFEEVENVFYSRKNYKKPELQISPHQAFEEEVALLDTFFPDGEAYCLGSVDSDCWYLYTLNREKSVDETPEPDQTLEILMTHLDPEVMALFTRDVCSSADEATQKSGIDKLIPNMIIDDFLFEPCGYSMNGVSKNGNYMTIHITPEPEFSYVSFESNIPETSYEEIIRRVLNTFKPQKFVVTIFANKESVAASCPRDLEQTDYLKCSGDWLRTDVQYCRFKNYDLTCAFYSRFPS; this is translated from the exons ATGGCAACAACCAAAGACGATAGCACCGACAGTGTACAGTTCTTCGAAGGCGTGGAAAAACTGCTTGAGATTTGGTTCACCAGCAGCAGTAGCATAAACAGAAAGCAGGGCGATCTCAGGCAAATTCCACA atGGAAATGGCAGTCGTTGCTGAAGATTGTTCGTTGCGAGATAATCAGTATTTGCCGCACAGAGCAAGTGGACGCTTATGTTCTCag tgAAAGCAGCATGTTCCTATCAAAGCGCAGACTTATTTTGAAAACATGTGGTACAACTACGCCGCTTCAATGTTTGGAACTGCTTTTAGAGCTTGTCAAAGAATATACCGGGTTTGAAGAAGTGGAG AATGTATTTTATTCacgaaaaaattataaaaaaccgGAGTTACAGATATCCCCGCATCAAGCATTTGAAGAAGAAGTTGCTTTGCTTGATACATTCTTTCCtg ATGGGGAAGCTTATTGTCTGGGCTCTGTAGATTCAGATTGTTGGTACTTATATACCCTGAATAGAGAAAAATCTGTAGACGAAACTCCAGAACCAGATCAAACTCTAGAAATCCTCATGACTCATTTGGATCCAGAAGTAATGGCTCTTTTCACTAGAGACGTGTGTTCTTCTGCGGATGAAGCAACACAGAAGTCGGGAATCGATAAGCTTATTCCAAATATGATTATAGACGACTTTTTGTTTGAACCTTGCGGATATTCGATGAACGGAGTATCCAAAAAC GGAAATTACATGACTATTCACATTACACCAGAACCAGAGTTTTCATACGTTTCATTTGAGAGTAACATTCCAGAAACATCGTACGAGGAGATAATACGACGTGTGCTGAATACGTTTAAGCCGCAAAAATTTGTCGTTACCATTTTTGCTAACAAAGAATCTGTAGCTGCTAGTTGCCCACGTGATTTGGAGCAAACTGATTATCTCAAATGTTCTGGCGATTGGCTGCGCACAGATGTTCAATATTGCCGCTTCAAGAATTATGATTTGACCTGTGCATTTTACTCAAGATTCCCAAGCTGA
- the SamDC gene encoding S-adenosylmethionine decarboxylase isoform X1, with translation MATTKDDSTDSVQFFEGVEKLLEIWFTSSSSINRKQGDLRQIPQWKWQSLLKIVRCEIISICRTEQVDAYVLSESSMFLSKRRLILKTCGTTTPLQCLELLLELVKEYTGFEEVENVFYSRKNYKKPELQISPHQAFEEEVALLDTFFPDGEAYCLGSVDSDCWYLYTLNREKSVDETPEPDQTLEILMTHLDPEVMALFTRDVCSSADEATQKSGIDKLIPNMIIDDFLFEPCGYSMNGVSKNVSICIGTFLNLHFDNSKQCCPCTNDNILQGNYMTIHITPEPEFSYVSFESNIPETSYEEIIRRVLNTFKPQKFVVTIFANKESVAASCPRDLEQTDYLKCSGDWLRTDVQYCRFKNYDLTCAFYSRFPS, from the exons ATGGCAACAACCAAAGACGATAGCACCGACAGTGTACAGTTCTTCGAAGGCGTGGAAAAACTGCTTGAGATTTGGTTCACCAGCAGCAGTAGCATAAACAGAAAGCAGGGCGATCTCAGGCAAATTCCACA atGGAAATGGCAGTCGTTGCTGAAGATTGTTCGTTGCGAGATAATCAGTATTTGCCGCACAGAGCAAGTGGACGCTTATGTTCTCag tgAAAGCAGCATGTTCCTATCAAAGCGCAGACTTATTTTGAAAACATGTGGTACAACTACGCCGCTTCAATGTTTGGAACTGCTTTTAGAGCTTGTCAAAGAATATACCGGGTTTGAAGAAGTGGAG AATGTATTTTATTCacgaaaaaattataaaaaaccgGAGTTACAGATATCCCCGCATCAAGCATTTGAAGAAGAAGTTGCTTTGCTTGATACATTCTTTCCtg ATGGGGAAGCTTATTGTCTGGGCTCTGTAGATTCAGATTGTTGGTACTTATATACCCTGAATAGAGAAAAATCTGTAGACGAAACTCCAGAACCAGATCAAACTCTAGAAATCCTCATGACTCATTTGGATCCAGAAGTAATGGCTCTTTTCACTAGAGACGTGTGTTCTTCTGCGGATGAAGCAACACAGAAGTCGGGAATCGATAAGCTTATTCCAAATATGATTATAGACGACTTTTTGTTTGAACCTTGCGGATATTCGATGAACGGAGTATCCAAAAACGTAAGTATTTGCATTGGGACATTCTTGAatttacattttgataattCTAAACAGTGTTGTCCGTGTACAAATGATAATATTTTACAGGGAAATTACATGACTATTCACATTACACCAGAACCAGAGTTTTCATACGTTTCATTTGAGAGTAACATTCCAGAAACATCGTACGAGGAGATAATACGACGTGTGCTGAATACGTTTAAGCCGCAAAAATTTGTCGTTACCATTTTTGCTAACAAAGAATCTGTAGCTGCTAGTTGCCCACGTGATTTGGAGCAAACTGATTATCTCAAATGTTCTGGCGATTGGCTGCGCACAGATGTTCAATATTGCCGCTTCAAGAATTATGATTTGACCTGTGCATTTTACTCAAGATTCCCAAGCTGA
- the SamDC gene encoding S-adenosylmethionine decarboxylase isoform X3 → MLISNTSNCTVACICHVFWRRSMRPPSCSSNTDRLKWKWQSLLKIVRCEIISICRTEQVDAYVLSESSMFLSKRRLILKTCGTTTPLQCLELLLELVKEYTGFEEVENVFYSRKNYKKPELQISPHQAFEEEVALLDTFFPDGEAYCLGSVDSDCWYLYTLNREKSVDETPEPDQTLEILMTHLDPEVMALFTRDVCSSADEATQKSGIDKLIPNMIIDDFLFEPCGYSMNGVSKNGNYMTIHITPEPEFSYVSFESNIPETSYEEIIRRVLNTFKPQKFVVTIFANKESVAASCPRDLEQTDYLKCSGDWLRTDVQYCRFKNYDLTCAFYSRFPS, encoded by the exons ATGCTAATATCGAATACATCGAATTGTACAGTAGCTTGTATATGTCATGTTTTTTGGCGAAGATCGATGCGCCCACCTTCTTGTTCCAGTAATACCGACCGCTTAAA atGGAAATGGCAGTCGTTGCTGAAGATTGTTCGTTGCGAGATAATCAGTATTTGCCGCACAGAGCAAGTGGACGCTTATGTTCTCag tgAAAGCAGCATGTTCCTATCAAAGCGCAGACTTATTTTGAAAACATGTGGTACAACTACGCCGCTTCAATGTTTGGAACTGCTTTTAGAGCTTGTCAAAGAATATACCGGGTTTGAAGAAGTGGAG AATGTATTTTATTCacgaaaaaattataaaaaaccgGAGTTACAGATATCCCCGCATCAAGCATTTGAAGAAGAAGTTGCTTTGCTTGATACATTCTTTCCtg ATGGGGAAGCTTATTGTCTGGGCTCTGTAGATTCAGATTGTTGGTACTTATATACCCTGAATAGAGAAAAATCTGTAGACGAAACTCCAGAACCAGATCAAACTCTAGAAATCCTCATGACTCATTTGGATCCAGAAGTAATGGCTCTTTTCACTAGAGACGTGTGTTCTTCTGCGGATGAAGCAACACAGAAGTCGGGAATCGATAAGCTTATTCCAAATATGATTATAGACGACTTTTTGTTTGAACCTTGCGGATATTCGATGAACGGAGTATCCAAAAAC GGAAATTACATGACTATTCACATTACACCAGAACCAGAGTTTTCATACGTTTCATTTGAGAGTAACATTCCAGAAACATCGTACGAGGAGATAATACGACGTGTGCTGAATACGTTTAAGCCGCAAAAATTTGTCGTTACCATTTTTGCTAACAAAGAATCTGTAGCTGCTAGTTGCCCACGTGATTTGGAGCAAACTGATTATCTCAAATGTTCTGGCGATTGGCTGCGCACAGATGTTCAATATTGCCGCTTCAAGAATTATGATTTGACCTGTGCATTTTACTCAAGATTCCCAAGCTGA
- the SamDC gene encoding S-adenosylmethionine decarboxylase isoform X5, producing the protein MDISLIICCESSMFLSKRRLILKTCGTTTPLQCLELLLELVKEYTGFEEVENVFYSRKNYKKPELQISPHQAFEEEVALLDTFFPDGEAYCLGSVDSDCWYLYTLNREKSVDETPEPDQTLEILMTHLDPEVMALFTRDVCSSADEATQKSGIDKLIPNMIIDDFLFEPCGYSMNGVSKNGNYMTIHITPEPEFSYVSFESNIPETSYEEIIRRVLNTFKPQKFVVTIFANKESVAASCPRDLEQTDYLKCSGDWLRTDVQYCRFKNYDLTCAFYSRFPS; encoded by the exons ATGGATATTTCATTGATCATATGTTG tgAAAGCAGCATGTTCCTATCAAAGCGCAGACTTATTTTGAAAACATGTGGTACAACTACGCCGCTTCAATGTTTGGAACTGCTTTTAGAGCTTGTCAAAGAATATACCGGGTTTGAAGAAGTGGAG AATGTATTTTATTCacgaaaaaattataaaaaaccgGAGTTACAGATATCCCCGCATCAAGCATTTGAAGAAGAAGTTGCTTTGCTTGATACATTCTTTCCtg ATGGGGAAGCTTATTGTCTGGGCTCTGTAGATTCAGATTGTTGGTACTTATATACCCTGAATAGAGAAAAATCTGTAGACGAAACTCCAGAACCAGATCAAACTCTAGAAATCCTCATGACTCATTTGGATCCAGAAGTAATGGCTCTTTTCACTAGAGACGTGTGTTCTTCTGCGGATGAAGCAACACAGAAGTCGGGAATCGATAAGCTTATTCCAAATATGATTATAGACGACTTTTTGTTTGAACCTTGCGGATATTCGATGAACGGAGTATCCAAAAAC GGAAATTACATGACTATTCACATTACACCAGAACCAGAGTTTTCATACGTTTCATTTGAGAGTAACATTCCAGAAACATCGTACGAGGAGATAATACGACGTGTGCTGAATACGTTTAAGCCGCAAAAATTTGTCGTTACCATTTTTGCTAACAAAGAATCTGTAGCTGCTAGTTGCCCACGTGATTTGGAGCAAACTGATTATCTCAAATGTTCTGGCGATTGGCTGCGCACAGATGTTCAATATTGCCGCTTCAAGAATTATGATTTGACCTGTGCATTTTACTCAAGATTCCCAAGCTGA
- the LOC105663625 gene encoding uncharacterized protein LOC105663625 isoform X2, which yields MDASFDPNQLGTNEAHTIPSQTSFSLSNSINEAKKYNQSIKRILKPASIYKNHDLVSTQYIKHDNERKFNECTIQNSVITQGNVVSTVTTPTSPVITSTSESINPDIFVKNKCLNTNSSDSHHMQNHTDVNRDKKVPFSCLLETTQGNNTNDTKNKWNMGEVHITCNPLSTPYPYSTPHHNIMSEPVTESLDDEPKSRSCGNFLPILSLIPQTVISFQYLSPKMKFSWWRNKIS from the exons ATGGACGCTTCATTCGATCCTAATCAGTTAGGAACAAATGAAGCGCACACCATCCCTTCGCAAACCTCATTTTCTTTATCCAATTCCATTAATGAAGCAAAGAAATATAATCAATCTATAAAACGTATATTAAAACCTGCAAGTATTTACAAAAACCATGATCTTGTATCTACTCAATATATAAAACATgataatgaaagaaaatttaacGAGTGCACTATACAAAATTCTGTGATTACCCAAGGAAATGTTGTGTCAACTGTTACAACACCCACGAGTCCAGTAATTACATCCACATCCGAATCCATTAATCCtgatatatttgtaaaaaataagtGCTTAAATACAAACAGTAGTGATTCTCACCATATGCAGAACCATACGGATGTTAATAGAG ATAAAAAGGTACCTTTCTCATGTCTTTTGGAAACGACTCAAGGAAACAACACGAACGATACTAAAAATAAATGGAACATGGGGGAGGTACACATTACTTGTAATCCACTTTCAACACCGTACCCGTATTCCACGCCTCATCATAATATTATGAGTGAACCTGTAACAGAATCGCTGGACGACGAACCAAAAAGTCGTTCCTGCGGAAACTTCTTACCAATTTTGTCGTTGATTCCACAAACGGTCATCAGCTTTCAGTACTTAAGCCCAAAAATGAAATTCTCCTGGTGGAGAAATAAAATCTCGTGA
- the LOC105663625 gene encoding uncharacterized protein LOC105663625 isoform X1, protein MDASFDPNQLGTNEAHTIPSQTSFSLSNSINEAKKYNQSIKRILKPASIYKNHDLVSTQYIKHDNERKFNECTIQNSVITQGNVVSTVTTPTSPVITSTSESINPDIFVKNKCLNTNSSDSHHMQNHTDVNRGTNPYSVRSVSSPQLTIKPLTRSKVYRKASLKSMNLSNFVLDHTVLNHRKSNVLPSDTRIINISNCSITSTDKKVPFSCLLETTQGNNTNDTKNKWNMGEVHITCNPLSTPYPYSTPHHNIMSEPVTESLDDEPKSRSCGNFLPILSLIPQTVISFQYLSPKMKFSWWRNKIS, encoded by the coding sequence ATGGACGCTTCATTCGATCCTAATCAGTTAGGAACAAATGAAGCGCACACCATCCCTTCGCAAACCTCATTTTCTTTATCCAATTCCATTAATGAAGCAAAGAAATATAATCAATCTATAAAACGTATATTAAAACCTGCAAGTATTTACAAAAACCATGATCTTGTATCTACTCAATATATAAAACATgataatgaaagaaaatttaacGAGTGCACTATACAAAATTCTGTGATTACCCAAGGAAATGTTGTGTCAACTGTTACAACACCCACGAGTCCAGTAATTACATCCACATCCGAATCCATTAATCCtgatatatttgtaaaaaataagtGCTTAAATACAAACAGTAGTGATTCTCACCATATGCAGAACCATACGGATGTTAATAGAGGTACTAATCCTTACTCTGTACGATCAGTATCctcaccacaattaacaatcaAACCCCTAACACGGTCAAAAGTCTATAGAAAAGCATCGTTGAAATCGATGAACTTGTCGAACTTTGTATTAGATCATACTGTGCTTAATCATCGTAAAAGTAACGTTTTACCATCAGATActcgtataattaatatttctaattgttCCATCACCTCCACAGATAAAAAGGTACCTTTCTCATGTCTTTTGGAAACGACTCAAGGAAACAACACGAACGATACTAAAAATAAATGGAACATGGGGGAGGTACACATTACTTGTAATCCACTTTCAACACCGTACCCGTATTCCACGCCTCATCATAATATTATGAGTGAACCTGTAACAGAATCGCTGGACGACGAACCAAAAAGTCGTTCCTGCGGAAACTTCTTACCAATTTTGTCGTTGATTCCACAAACGGTCATCAGCTTTCAGTACTTAAGCCCAAAAATGAAATTCTCCTGGTGGAGAAATAAAATCTCGTGA
- the LOC100880951 gene encoding uncharacterized protein LOC100880951: protein MKRMDEATIASVLSSTSFSPCSPNEIAIRSGDCVEGGVEEWLEDEALPGFRVWQLAGIILSILLSVLIGLCCCFRFRVPRTKQEIEADYIRKKITKNFRHELSKISNVEMDDMDLRKALHKIQNKFEMETHEVQKNQETTYQNVHGLRSRFSAMFNRIHFAKDGHTKIDAII, encoded by the exons ATGAAGAGAATGGATGAGGCAACTATCGCATCAGTATTATCTTCTACATCCTTTTCACCATGTTCACCTAATGAAATAGCTATACGTTCAGGAGATTGTGTTGAAGGTGGAGTCGAAGAATGGTTGGAAGATGAAGCGTTACCAGGATTTCGAGTTTGGCAACTTGCTGGCATAATTCTTTCTATTTTACTTAGTGTACTCATTGGACTTTGCTGTTGTTTTCGATTCAGAGTACCACGGACTAAACAAGAAATAGAAGCTGATTATATTAGGAAGAAGATAACAAAAAACTTTAGACATGAATTATCTAAAATTAGTAATGTGGAGATGGATGATATGGATTTGAGAAAAG CATTGCATAAAATTCAAAACAAGTTTGAGATGGAAACTCATGAAGTTCAGAAGAATCAAGAAACAACCTACCAAAATGTACATGGATTGCGATCAAGATTCAGTGCAATGTTTAACAGGATTCACTTTGCTAAAGATGGGCATACTAAAATTGAtgctataatataa